A window of the Pedobacter frigiditerrae genome harbors these coding sequences:
- a CDS encoding aspartyl protease family protein — MKYWQRVIKIPLMFCFIGIITFQMIFSLKGYAQAFTFPDKQKRSFINFEFVKNLIVIPIYINNKGPYNFILDTGAGPLIITEPTLIDTLGLKNLRSTKIRGLGQGEEIDAYITGELSVQVKEANINNIPTAILKKDIFNLSSYLGKKIYGIIGFYFFNSFVVKVNYTNQRVSFILPSVKIKKRGAKFQIEIENKKPYITVDITTPQLQNIKAKLIVDCGAGHALSMEALNGAAFPLPDTSIAANLGLGLSGLIDGRVGRIPLLKLGNYKFKNIITGFPAFESVAAQIGYNSQDGNLGAEFLRRFDMTYDYPNNAIYFKPNQGYNLPFDHDMSGMEVYTDPDNNKRYFIGRIEPGSSAEKYGFLEQDEIVGIDFKLAELYSLEEITKLFKSDNGKTIVVEIIRNDKNIIKLLKLKRRI; from the coding sequence ATGAAATATTGGCAACGGGTAATAAAAATCCCTTTAATGTTCTGTTTTATTGGAATCATTACCTTTCAAATGATTTTTTCATTAAAGGGTTATGCCCAAGCCTTTACTTTTCCTGACAAACAAAAAAGATCCTTTATAAATTTTGAATTTGTAAAGAATTTGATCGTAATACCTATTTATATTAATAATAAAGGACCTTATAATTTTATTTTAGATACAGGGGCTGGTCCTTTGATCATTACTGAACCTACTTTAATAGACACCCTCGGTCTTAAAAACTTACGTTCAACAAAAATACGAGGCCTAGGCCAGGGTGAAGAAATCGATGCCTATATAACAGGAGAGCTGAGTGTTCAAGTAAAAGAAGCAAACATCAACAATATTCCAACAGCTATACTAAAAAAAGATATTTTTAATTTATCAAGTTATCTTGGTAAAAAGATTTATGGCATAATTGGCTTCTATTTCTTTAACAGCTTTGTCGTGAAGGTAAATTATACAAATCAGCGAGTTAGTTTTATTTTACCAAGTGTAAAAATCAAGAAAAGAGGAGCAAAGTTCCAAATTGAAATAGAAAATAAAAAGCCATACATAACCGTCGATATTACTACCCCACAATTACAGAATATAAAGGCAAAATTAATTGTTGATTGTGGTGCTGGCCATGCACTGTCAATGGAAGCCTTAAATGGAGCGGCCTTTCCTCTACCAGACACTAGTATTGCTGCAAATTTAGGGTTAGGTTTGAGCGGACTAATTGATGGTCGAGTTGGAAGAATTCCTCTTTTAAAGCTGGGAAATTATAAATTTAAAAATATAATAACAGGCTTTCCTGCGTTTGAGTCTGTTGCTGCGCAAATTGGTTATAATTCCCAAGATGGAAATCTTGGCGCTGAGTTCTTAAGGCGATTTGACATGACTTATGATTATCCAAATAATGCAATTTATTTTAAACCAAATCAGGGCTACAATTTACCTTTTGACCATGATATGTCTGGAATGGAGGTCTATACCGATCCGGATAATAACAAAAGATACTTTATTGGAAGAATAGAACCTGGTTCATCAGCAGAAAAATATGGCTTTCTAGAGCAGGATGAAATTGTTGGAATAGATTTTAAACTTGCCGAGCTATACTCTTTGGAGGAAATCACAAAATTGTTTAAATCTGATAATGGAAAAACCATTGTTGTTGAAATTATCAGAAACGACAAAAACATTATTAAGCTTCTTAAATTAAAAAGACGGATCTAA
- a CDS encoding D-alanyl-D-alanine carboxypeptidase, whose amino-acid sequence MENHSLINKKHKLYLIFLFAIIFSSCSTNKIIAHKVSKEFKNSQIIDKYQVGFALYDMQKKEMIFQKDADKYYTPASNTKLYTFYAGLKMMPDSIPSLRYIEKGDSLIFWGTGDPSFLHTQLKGVNAYNLLKSTNKKLFFAPGRYTGDFYGNGWQWDDYNEYYQAEINELPLFDNMVLISAKDKGKMEILPQTFASCFVLDSTSTQPFKVIRDFNTNRFVYPKAEIAAKYGQQVPYKVSNSTTVNLLSDTLNKYIGIINMKMPTSAKTIYNAKSDSVFKQMMLPSDNFIAEQLLLVYGNKISEDLNTAKTITYINSTYLSALPDKPKWVDGSGLSRGNLFTPRDMVKLLELIYGEVNNQDKLFNMLPAGGKTGTLKNAYPKTDNPFVFGKTGSLSNNHNQSGYVITKSGRVLIFSFMNNNFVIPTADVRKEMVRVMTYIHDNF is encoded by the coding sequence ATGGAAAACCATTCCCTAATTAATAAAAAACACAAGTTATATCTGATTTTTCTTTTTGCGATAATATTTTCGTCTTGTTCTACAAATAAGATTATCGCTCATAAAGTAAGCAAAGAATTTAAAAATTCTCAAATAATTGATAAATATCAAGTAGGCTTTGCGCTTTACGATATGCAAAAGAAGGAAATGATTTTCCAGAAAGACGCAGATAAATATTATACACCAGCATCTAACACTAAACTTTATACTTTTTATGCGGGGCTGAAAATGATGCCAGATTCTATCCCCTCATTAAGATATATTGAAAAAGGTGATTCTCTTATTTTTTGGGGAACTGGAGATCCTTCATTTTTACATACACAACTGAAGGGTGTTAATGCCTATAATCTGTTAAAATCAACCAATAAAAAATTATTTTTTGCGCCTGGTAGATATACAGGAGATTTTTATGGAAACGGCTGGCAATGGGATGATTACAATGAGTATTATCAGGCAGAAATTAATGAATTGCCATTGTTTGATAACATGGTTTTGATAAGTGCCAAAGACAAAGGTAAAATGGAAATATTACCGCAAACATTCGCTTCATGTTTCGTTTTAGATAGCACAAGCACTCAACCTTTTAAAGTGATAAGAGACTTTAATACCAATAGATTCGTTTATCCAAAAGCTGAAATTGCGGCAAAGTACGGACAACAAGTGCCTTATAAAGTGTCAAACTCAACCACGGTTAATCTATTGTCAGACACTTTGAACAAATACATCGGCATTATTAACATGAAAATGCCAACATCAGCAAAAACAATTTATAACGCTAAAAGCGATTCTGTATTTAAACAAATGATGCTACCCAGCGATAATTTTATTGCCGAACAACTTTTGCTGGTTTATGGAAACAAAATAAGCGAGGATTTAAATACTGCAAAAACAATAACTTACATTAATAGCACTTATTTGTCGGCCTTACCAGACAAACCAAAATGGGTAGATGGTTCTGGCTTATCTAGAGGGAATTTATTTACACCCAGAGATATGGTTAAGCTTTTAGAGTTAATTTATGGAGAAGTAAATAATCAAGATAAGCTGTTTAATATGTTGCCTGCTGGAGGAAAAACAGGAACACTAAAAAATGCTTATCCAAAAACAGATAATCCTTTTGTATTTGGCAAAACAGGTAGCCTTTCTAATAATCATAATCAAAGTGGCTATGTGATTACAAAATCTGGAAGGGTTTTAATATTCTCATTTATGAATAATAATTTTGTTATTCCAACTGCAGACGTTAGGAAGGAAATGGTAAGGGTAATGACATACATTCACGATAATTTTTAA
- a CDS encoding alpha/beta hydrolase family protein, producing the protein MKRLIILIIAFFWQLSAYSQEQLVYQSKNLPKADTTWVFKPKNYKKLDKLPVMFLLHGYSGNYKQWNNIMNAQKYADEYGFIIICPDGLFSSWYLNSPVKADWQYETFFFNELYPDIKTKYKVDDKNVFISGLSMGGHGALYLFIKRPDLFSGAGSTSGGVKLSDGFGKFGLGDLLGNPQADSELWKKFSVIENINQLKGNEKPIIFDCGSSDMFYVANNQLKQKCDELKLNATYISQPGGHNKTYWTKSIKQQFEFFKNQLK; encoded by the coding sequence ATGAAACGACTAATTATTTTAATCATAGCCTTCTTCTGGCAGCTTTCTGCCTATTCGCAGGAGCAACTCGTTTATCAAAGTAAAAATTTGCCTAAGGCAGATACCACTTGGGTTTTCAAACCAAAAAACTATAAGAAGCTTGATAAACTACCAGTTATGTTTTTGCTGCATGGTTATAGCGGTAACTATAAACAGTGGAACAATATCATGAATGCACAGAAATATGCTGATGAGTATGGGTTTATCATTATATGTCCAGATGGCCTATTTAGCAGTTGGTATCTTAATAGCCCTGTAAAAGCCGATTGGCAATATGAAACCTTTTTCTTTAATGAGCTTTATCCAGACATCAAAACTAAATACAAAGTAGACGACAAAAACGTATTTATAAGTGGGCTAAGTATGGGCGGTCATGGCGCATTATATCTTTTTATAAAAAGGCCAGATTTATTTAGTGGGGCAGGAAGTACTAGTGGGGGTGTAAAATTATCAGATGGATTTGGTAAATTTGGTTTGGGAGATTTATTGGGAAATCCTCAAGCTGATAGTGAGTTATGGAAGAAATTTTCGGTTATTGAAAACATCAATCAACTAAAAGGAAATGAAAAACCGATTATTTTTGATTGTGGTTCATCAGATATGTTCTACGTTGCAAACAATCAGCTTAAGCAAAAGTGCGATGAGTTAAAACTTAATGCTACCTATATTTCTCAACCAGGAGGCCACAATAAAACTTACTGGACAAAATCTATCAAACAACAATTTGAATTTTTTAAGAATCAATTGAAATAA
- a CDS encoding glycosyl hydrolase family 18 protein: protein MKFKKLLFVLTIVLTLNACKKSDSPAPVDTPPNTTTPATPTQYVADNSFKIVAYMPSYRDPNTVSDAKYKMITHLFYAFLSPNAAADGSLMALPQQARFSAVQQKAKANNVKFGISISIATGVTEATFAAIAKSETARANFVKNIVTFAKNNNLDGVDMDWEYPRTENGNPNTDFTLLMKELSTELHKLNKFLSAAITPAVYTSTNKDAIQAEVYNYVDFFNIMQYDGAGYDSAEPLNHASMKMTEASLNVWLITKGMPKEKAILGMPLYGKDNAGAAIGYRDIEASGADVNLNVATVNGKTYGYNSIPLIKAKTQKAKERANGIMFWEFSHDTNNDKSLIKAANDQLGRTY, encoded by the coding sequence ATGAAATTTAAAAAGCTACTATTTGTACTAACTATCGTTTTAACATTAAACGCCTGTAAAAAAAGCGATTCTCCCGCACCCGTAGATACGCCTCCTAATACAACAACACCAGCTACCCCAACACAATATGTAGCTGATAATAGTTTTAAAATTGTTGCATATATGCCGAGTTACAGAGACCCAAACACGGTTTCGGATGCAAAATATAAAATGATTACCCACTTATTTTATGCTTTTCTAAGTCCAAATGCAGCGGCTGACGGCTCTTTAATGGCATTACCTCAGCAGGCAAGATTTTCTGCAGTGCAACAAAAAGCTAAAGCAAATAATGTAAAATTTGGTATTTCTATTAGTATCGCAACGGGTGTAACAGAGGCAACCTTTGCAGCCATAGCGAAATCTGAAACGGCTAGAGCTAACTTTGTAAAGAACATTGTAACTTTTGCGAAAAACAATAATTTGGATGGAGTAGATATGGATTGGGAATATCCAAGAACAGAAAATGGAAACCCAAATACAGATTTTACTTTGTTAATGAAAGAATTATCTACAGAGTTACATAAGCTTAATAAATTTTTGAGTGCGGCAATAACCCCAGCAGTTTACACTTCTACCAACAAAGATGCGATACAGGCAGAAGTTTATAACTATGTAGATTTTTTCAATATCATGCAGTACGATGGTGCGGGTTATGATAGCGCCGAACCATTAAACCACGCATCGATGAAAATGACTGAAGCAAGTTTAAATGTTTGGCTAATTACAAAAGGAATGCCTAAGGAAAAGGCAATTTTAGGTATGCCGCTCTACGGTAAAGATAATGCTGGGGCAGCAATTGGTTATCGCGACATTGAGGCTTCTGGCGCCGATGTAAACCTGAATGTAGCAACGGTTAATGGAAAAACCTATGGCTACAATAGTATTCCACTAATAAAGGCCAAAACCCAAAAAGCAAAAGAAAGGGCTAATGGAATTATGTTCTGGGAGTTTTCTCATGATACGAATAATGATAAATCTCTAATCAAAGCAGCAAACGACCAATTGGGTAGAACGTATTAA
- a CDS encoding aminotransferase class I/II-fold pyridoxal phosphate-dependent enzyme, with protein sequence MQEEIFKNLTIPLGPQIQFKDKTYLYFGGTAYLGIPQNEDFVKLYVEGIKKYGLNNGTSRGNNVQLGIYGDVEKFAAKKFGAEAALITSSGYLAAQLTIKTISTFGEIKYAPATHPALWLKDDPKIDSSFSDWSIGLVNEINESEKTNWVIISNSMNNLYPEIYDFSFLKRMSNEKQIILLVDDSHGIGLNNNGLSALSAIQYQENLEVVLIASMAKALGVDAGIVLSSGKIIRKLKESNEFLGASPPSAAGLFAFMQGDEIYRKELQKLKENIFTLSEKLKGKDEWHFIEDFPVFFFKNADISKKLLTNNILVSSFPYPDKDGPIVNRIVLSSWHDKSDIKKLIESF encoded by the coding sequence ATGCAAGAAGAAATATTTAAAAATCTAACAATACCCTTAGGTCCGCAAATTCAATTTAAGGATAAAACCTACCTTTATTTTGGCGGAACGGCTTATTTAGGCATTCCTCAAAATGAAGATTTCGTCAAACTTTATGTTGAAGGAATAAAAAAATACGGCCTTAACAACGGTACAAGTAGAGGCAATAATGTTCAGCTTGGAATTTATGGAGATGTCGAAAAATTCGCCGCTAAAAAGTTTGGCGCAGAAGCAGCATTAATCACTTCTAGTGGATATTTAGCCGCTCAGTTAACGATCAAAACAATCTCTACTTTTGGCGAAATTAAATATGCTCCTGCAACTCATCCAGCATTATGGTTAAAAGATGACCCAAAAATTGATAGCTCATTTTCAGATTGGTCAATTGGTTTAGTTAATGAAATCAATGAAAGTGAAAAAACGAACTGGGTTATCATTAGCAATTCGATGAATAATCTCTATCCAGAGATTTATGATTTTTCTTTCCTAAAGAGGATGTCAAACGAAAAACAAATTATTTTATTGGTTGATGATTCTCACGGAATTGGATTAAACAACAATGGTTTGAGTGCATTATCAGCAATTCAGTATCAAGAAAACTTGGAAGTGGTTTTAATCGCCTCTATGGCAAAAGCTTTAGGCGTTGATGCGGGAATAGTTTTAAGCTCCGGAAAAATCATCCGCAAGTTAAAAGAAAGCAATGAGTTTTTAGGTGCTTCACCACCATCAGCTGCGGGGCTTTTTGCGTTCATGCAGGGCGATGAAATTTATAGAAAGGAATTGCAAAAACTAAAGGAAAACATCTTTACCTTGAGCGAGAAATTGAAAGGAAAAGATGAATGGCATTTTATTGAAGATTTTCCAGTGTTTTTCTTTAAAAATGCAGACATTAGCAAAAAGTTGCTGACAAACAACATTCTAGTTTCATCATTCCCCTACCCAGATAAGGACGGGCCAATTGTGAATAGAATCGTTTTAAGTAGTTGGCACGATAAATCAGACATTAAAAAATTAATCGAATCCTTTTAG